The proteins below come from a single Mycolicibacterium sp. TY81 genomic window:
- the sfnG gene encoding dimethylsulfone monooxygenase SfnG codes for MTTERIADHVKFAYWVPNVSGGLVTSDIEQRTDWNYEYNKKLAQTAENNGFEYALSQVRYEASYGAEYQHESTSFSLALLLATERLKVIAAVHPGLWQPAVLAKLGATADHLSNGRFAVNVVSGWFKDEFTHLGEPWLEHDERYRRSAEFLQVLRKIWTEDDVDFRGDFYRIHDFTLKPKPLNTAERPNPELFQGGNSSAARRNGGYYADWYFSNGKDFDGVTEQVVDVRDHARQVAREVRFGLNGFIIARDTEKEAKEVLKEIVAKANRPAVEGFRQAVQQAGNSTGDKKGMWADSSFDDLVQYNDGFRTKLIGTPEQIAERIAAYRKRGVDLILGGFLHFQEEIEYFGAKVLPLVREIEEAEQDAAEAPIRVPA; via the coding sequence ATGACGACCGAACGCATCGCCGACCACGTCAAGTTCGCCTACTGGGTGCCCAACGTCAGCGGCGGCCTGGTGACCAGTGACATCGAGCAGCGGACCGACTGGAACTACGAGTACAACAAGAAGCTCGCGCAGACCGCAGAGAACAACGGCTTCGAGTACGCCCTCAGCCAGGTGCGGTACGAGGCCAGCTACGGCGCCGAATATCAGCACGAGTCGACGAGCTTCAGCCTCGCGCTGCTCCTGGCAACGGAACGGCTGAAAGTCATTGCGGCCGTTCACCCCGGCCTCTGGCAGCCGGCGGTGCTCGCGAAACTGGGAGCGACGGCCGACCACCTCTCCAACGGTCGTTTCGCCGTCAACGTCGTCTCCGGTTGGTTCAAGGACGAATTCACGCACCTGGGCGAGCCCTGGCTGGAACACGACGAGCGCTACCGCCGCAGCGCCGAATTCCTCCAGGTGCTGCGCAAGATCTGGACCGAGGACGACGTCGACTTCCGCGGCGACTTCTACCGGATCCACGACTTCACGCTGAAGCCCAAGCCGCTCAACACGGCGGAGCGCCCCAACCCGGAACTGTTCCAGGGCGGCAACTCGAGTGCGGCGCGCCGCAACGGCGGCTACTACGCCGACTGGTACTTCTCCAACGGCAAGGACTTCGACGGCGTGACCGAGCAAGTCGTCGACGTCCGCGACCACGCCCGTCAGGTTGCCCGGGAGGTCCGCTTCGGGCTGAACGGATTCATCATCGCGCGCGACACCGAGAAAGAGGCGAAAGAGGTCCTCAAGGAGATCGTCGCGAAGGCCAACCGGCCCGCCGTCGAGGGATTCCGCCAGGCCGTGCAGCAGGCCGGCAACTCCACCGGTGACAAGAAGGGCATGTGGGCGGATTCGAGCTTCGACGACCTCGTGCAGTACAACGACGGTTTTCGTACCAAGTTGATCGGAACTCCGGAACAGATCGCCGAACGGATTGCTGCCTACCGCAAACGGGGCGTGGACCTGATCCTCGGCGGCTTCCTGCATTTCCAGGAGGAGATCGAGTACTTCGGAGCCAAGGTGCTGCCGTTGGTGCGGGAAATCGAGGAGGCGGAACAGGACGCCGCGGAGGCGCCGATCCGCGTCCCGGCGTGA
- a CDS encoding LLM class F420-dependent oxidoreductase encodes MDYGLVLFTSDRGIKPAAAAKLADDHGFTTFYVPEHTHIPIKRQAAHPTTGDETLPDDRYMRTLDPWVALGSAASVTSRVRLSTAVALPVEHDPITLAKSIATLDHLSGGRVSVGVGFGWNTDELQDHNVPPARRRTMLREYLEAMRALWTQEEAEYDGEFVKFGPSWAWPKPVQSHVPILVGAAGTEKNFKWIAKSADGWITTPRDFDIDEPVKLLQDTWAAAGRSGAPTIVALDFKPDADKLAHWKKLGVTEVLFGLPDSDEATVSAYVEKLAKKLSDFGI; translated from the coding sequence ATGGACTACGGGCTCGTACTTTTCACCAGCGACCGCGGCATCAAGCCCGCCGCCGCCGCCAAACTGGCCGACGACCACGGCTTCACCACCTTCTATGTGCCCGAACACACGCACATCCCGATCAAGCGCCAGGCGGCCCACCCCACCACCGGTGACGAGACGCTGCCAGACGACCGCTACATGCGGACGCTGGATCCGTGGGTCGCGCTCGGCTCCGCCGCATCGGTGACGTCGCGGGTGCGGCTGTCGACCGCGGTGGCGCTGCCTGTCGAGCACGACCCGATCACTCTCGCGAAATCGATTGCGACACTGGATCATCTGTCCGGCGGCCGCGTCTCGGTCGGCGTCGGATTCGGTTGGAACACAGACGAACTCCAGGACCACAACGTCCCGCCGGCCCGCCGCCGCACCATGCTGCGCGAGTACCTGGAGGCCATGCGCGCGCTGTGGACCCAGGAAGAAGCCGAGTACGACGGCGAATTCGTGAAGTTCGGTCCGTCGTGGGCCTGGCCGAAGCCGGTCCAGTCGCATGTGCCGATCCTGGTCGGGGCGGCCGGCACCGAGAAGAATTTCAAGTGGATCGCCAAGTCGGCCGACGGCTGGATCACGACACCGCGCGACTTCGACATCGACGAGCCGGTCAAGCTGCTGCAGGACACCTGGGCCGCGGCCGGACGCTCGGGTGCGCCGACCATCGTCGCGCTGGACTTCAAGCCGGACGCCGACAAGTTGGCGCACTGGAAGAAGCTCGGTGTGACCGAGGTGCTGTTCGGGTTGCCGGACAGTGACGAGGCCACCGTGTCGGCGTACGTCGAGAAGCTGGCGAAGAAGTTGAGCGACTTCGGGATCTGA